The following coding sequences lie in one Acidobacteriota bacterium genomic window:
- a CDS encoding translocation/assembly module TamB domain-containing protein, which produces MDTPDRPAASDHETHGPGAPPPRRGPLRRIGRSLHLAGRGAIVAIAVTIAVVVVGVLSIDFGPALRDLAEREGAKQINRPLHLGRLSVNLLRGRFVVEDLRIEGLRPDDRPFFTARRLDIRMPWWSIVTGELFIESVVLSDWEMLVETFPGDVHNFIRIPRREPGGGPSRFVTTVQLVRAERGQFTLEDHGTPWSTIARNLDVTVAKLDDYRGEARFSGGTVQIQQFEPMWADMSCSFAIVDGKILIDRLRLDSDGATSDVTGEVDLARWPEQIYVVKSRVDFPRMRELFFAGDDFSLFGEGHFDGTFHLYKGGRELKGTFRSAMAGVNDFRFPDLAGALVWLPERFDVTEATSGFSGGRARFTYSMAPLGDDDGLPAIARFDATYEDVDLLALSDFFELDGIRVMGRARGRNLLEWPLGRFRDRRGEGEIVAAPPGDVALQGRTLDPGLADRTAALGPPVGPFNPEPLIAPVAVGGEIRYGFGPEWIEFSPSYAASSRTYVAFEGRTAYLRESDLPFHVTSADWQESDRLLAGILTAVGSPSRAVPIGGFGEFDGRMTGTFADSRIEGRFTGQAMRAFDVTWGRVEGDVVIEDAYATVSRAVVTSGEARMDVDGRFAIGYPRRDGGEEIDARVRIARWDVVDLRHAFGIDDYPVTGALSGEFHVYDRYEAPHGFGRLVIEPGVAYGQSFERGSAGLRFEGAGVRIDGIEIAKSTGLVTGAAFVGWDGTYSFSADGRRIPVEEVEVFQYPEAPLSGVLFFTASGTGQFESPRYETRARIEDLFLRDEGVGEVTARLSVRDQTLTIDLLEAASPRLAVSVSGRVALTPESDAELTIRFSETSIDPYVRTLLPQLSPFTTLVASGTIRVNGELQHREHVRAEAVVEAADLRLFDYRVQNDGNLRFAFDREVLTVDRLRLVGEGTELEMTGEVRFADDRLAIRGLGDANLGILQGIFRDLRSSGSAEVQAEVRGTLEQPVLVGSATVTDGRVRHFSLPHAIEALNGRVEFGADGVRFDGLTGRLGGGDVRFGGRLAFRGLTPGDYAVTAVGTNMRLRYPEGFRSLVDADLALRGDFYEPLLTGSVTVRSALWDRPFDAGGAGWLGLAGGGDARPPAPAAEPSLIPIRFDVRVVAPSTLRIENRVARLVSSAELTLRGDYDRPLLVGRVEVDRGEVLFEGNRYQVTRGTIDFANPTRIEPFFDIEAETRARVPGQVYRVTFRVSGTPDRFVFDLSSDPPLATVEILALLFGGARDLQDAELRALRSPDLAEQDLLATRAASLLASPIASGVGRVVEDTFGVDSVQITPWLGDLSAQQSARLNPSARLTIGKRISDRAYLTYSRALNASTRDQIILLEYNQSDRLAWIVSQNEDRTYAVDVLVRRVF; this is translated from the coding sequence GTGGACACTCCCGATCGCCCGGCGGCGTCCGACCACGAGACGCACGGCCCGGGCGCCCCGCCACCCCGGCGGGGCCCGCTGCGCCGCATCGGGCGATCCCTGCACCTTGCGGGCCGCGGCGCCATCGTCGCCATCGCCGTGACGATCGCCGTCGTCGTCGTCGGCGTGCTCAGCATCGACTTCGGTCCCGCGCTCCGCGACCTGGCCGAGCGCGAGGGGGCGAAGCAGATCAACCGGCCGCTCCACCTCGGGCGGCTGTCGGTGAACCTGCTGCGCGGCCGCTTCGTCGTCGAGGACCTCCGCATCGAGGGCCTCCGTCCCGACGACCGCCCCTTCTTCACCGCCCGGCGCCTCGACATCAGGATGCCCTGGTGGTCGATCGTCACCGGCGAGCTCTTCATCGAGTCGGTGGTGCTGTCCGACTGGGAGATGCTCGTCGAGACCTTCCCCGGCGACGTCCACAACTTCATCCGCATCCCCAGACGTGAGCCGGGCGGCGGCCCGTCGCGCTTCGTGACGACCGTGCAGCTCGTGCGCGCCGAGCGTGGCCAGTTCACCCTCGAGGACCACGGGACGCCGTGGAGCACCATCGCGCGCAATCTCGACGTCACGGTCGCGAAGCTGGACGACTACCGGGGCGAGGCCCGCTTCTCGGGCGGCACGGTGCAGATTCAGCAGTTCGAGCCCATGTGGGCCGACATGTCGTGCTCCTTCGCGATCGTCGACGGCAAGATCCTGATCGACCGGCTCCGGCTCGACTCGGACGGGGCGACGTCCGACGTGACCGGCGAGGTCGACCTGGCGCGCTGGCCGGAGCAGATCTACGTCGTCAAGTCCCGCGTCGATTTTCCCCGGATGCGCGAGCTGTTCTTCGCGGGCGACGACTTCTCGCTCTTCGGCGAGGGCCACTTCGACGGGACGTTCCACCTGTACAAGGGCGGCCGCGAGCTGAAGGGGACGTTCCGCAGCGCGATGGCGGGCGTCAACGACTTCCGCTTTCCCGACCTCGCGGGCGCCCTGGTGTGGCTGCCCGAGCGGTTCGACGTGACCGAGGCCACCTCGGGGTTTTCCGGGGGGCGCGCGCGCTTCACGTACTCGATGGCCCCGCTTGGCGACGATGACGGGCTGCCGGCGATCGCACGCTTCGACGCGACGTACGAGGACGTCGACCTGCTGGCGTTGTCGGACTTCTTCGAGCTCGACGGGATCCGCGTGATGGGCCGCGCGCGCGGGCGCAACCTGCTCGAGTGGCCGCTCGGCCGGTTCAGGGACCGGAGGGGCGAGGGCGAGATCGTCGCCGCGCCGCCAGGCGACGTGGCGCTGCAGGGGCGAACGCTCGACCCCGGACTCGCCGATCGCACGGCCGCGCTCGGCCCGCCCGTCGGGCCGTTCAACCCCGAGCCGCTCATCGCGCCCGTGGCCGTCGGCGGTGAGATCCGCTACGGGTTCGGGCCGGAGTGGATCGAGTTCTCGCCGAGCTACGCGGCGTCTTCGAGGACGTACGTGGCGTTCGAGGGCCGCACGGCCTACCTCCGCGAGTCCGACCTGCCGTTTCACGTGACGAGCGCCGACTGGCAGGAGAGCGACCGCCTTCTGGCCGGCATCCTGACCGCCGTGGGCTCCCCCTCGCGTGCCGTGCCCATCGGGGGTTTCGGCGAGTTCGACGGCCGGATGACCGGCACCTTCGCCGACTCGCGGATCGAGGGACGATTCACCGGGCAGGCGATGCGGGCCTTCGACGTGACGTGGGGGCGGGTCGAGGGCGACGTGGTCATCGAAGATGCGTACGCGACGGTGTCACGGGCAGTCGTGACCTCGGGCGAGGCGCGCATGGACGTCGACGGACGGTTCGCGATCGGCTACCCGCGCCGGGACGGAGGCGAGGAGATCGACGCCCGCGTCAGGATCGCGCGCTGGGACGTCGTCGATCTCCGCCACGCGTTCGGGATCGACGATTACCCCGTGACGGGCGCCCTGTCGGGCGAGTTCCACGTCTACGATCGGTACGAGGCCCCGCACGGGTTCGGCCGGCTCGTGATCGAACCAGGCGTGGCGTACGGGCAGTCGTTCGAGCGCGGGTCCGCCGGCTTGCGCTTCGAGGGCGCCGGCGTGCGCATCGACGGCATCGAGATCGCCAAGTCGACGGGGCTCGTCACCGGGGCGGCGTTCGTCGGCTGGGACGGCACCTACTCGTTCAGCGCCGACGGCCGCCGCATTCCCGTCGAGGAGGTGGAAGTGTTCCAGTACCCCGAGGCGCCGCTCTCGGGCGTGCTGTTCTTCACGGCGTCGGGCACGGGCCAGTTCGAATCGCCCCGGTACGAAACGCGGGCCCGCATCGAGGACCTGTTCCTGCGCGACGAGGGGGTCGGCGAGGTCACCGCCCGCCTGTCGGTGCGCGATCAGACGCTCACCATCGATCTGCTCGAGGCCGCCTCGCCGCGTCTGGCCGTGTCGGTGAGCGGACGTGTGGCGCTCACGCCGGAATCGGACGCGGAGCTGACGATCCGGTTCTCGGAGACGTCGATCGACCCGTACGTCCGGACCCTTCTGCCCCAGCTGTCGCCGTTCACCACGCTCGTGGCGAGCGGGACGATCCGCGTCAACGGCGAGCTGCAGCACCGCGAGCACGTGCGGGCGGAGGCCGTCGTCGAGGCGGCCGACCTGCGGCTGTTCGACTACCGGGTGCAGAACGACGGCAACCTGAGGTTCGCCTTCGACCGCGAGGTGCTCACCGTGGACCGGCTCCGGCTGGTGGGCGAAGGGACCGAGCTCGAGATGACCGGTGAGGTCCGGTTCGCGGACGACCGCCTGGCGATACGCGGGCTCGGCGACGCGAACCTGGGCATTCTCCAGGGCATCTTCCGCGACCTGCGCTCGTCGGGCTCGGCCGAGGTGCAGGCGGAGGTCCGCGGCACGCTCGAGCAGCCGGTCCTCGTCGGCAGTGCCACGGTGACCGACGGCCGCGTGCGGCACTTCTCGCTGCCCCACGCCATCGAGGCGCTGAACGGGCGCGTCGAGTTCGGCGCCGACGGCGTGCGCTTCGACGGTCTGACGGGACGTCTGGGCGGCGGTGACGTCCGCTTCGGCGGGCGCCTGGCCTTCCGCGGGCTCACGCCCGGCGACTATGCCGTGACGGCCGTCGGGACGAACATGCGCCTGCGGTACCCGGAGGGCTTCCGCTCGCTCGTCGACGCCGACCTCGCGTTGCGCGGCGACTTCTACGAGCCGCTGCTCACCGGGTCGGTCACCGTCAGGAGCGCGCTGTGGGACCGGCCGTTCGACGCCGGCGGCGCCGGGTGGCTCGGCCTCGCCGGCGGGGGCGACGCGCGTCCCCCCGCGCCGGCGGCCGAACCCTCGCTCATCCCGATCCGCTTCGACGTGCGGGTCGTGGCGCCCTCGACGCTCCGCATCGAGAACCGTGTGGCCCGGCTCGTGTCGAGTGCCGAGCTGACGCTGCGGGGCGACTACGATCGGCCGCTGCTCGTCGGGCGGGTCGAGGTCGATCGCGGCGAGGTGTTGTTCGAGGGCAACCGCTACCAGGTGACCCGCGGCACGATCGACTTCGCGAACCCGACGCGCATCGAGCCGTTCTTCGACATCGAGGCCGAGACCCGGGCGCGTGTCCCCGGCCAGGTGTACCGCGTCACCTTCCGCGTGTCGGGCACGCCCGATCGGTTCGTGTTCGACCTCTCGTCGGACCCGCCGCTGGCGACGGTCGAGATCCTGGCGCTGCTCTTCGGAGGCGCGCGCGACCTGCAGGATGCGGAGCTGCGCGCCCTGCGGTCGCCCGACCTCGCCGAGCAGGACCTGCTCGCGACGCGCGCAGCCAGCCTCCTGGCCAGCCCGATCGCGTCGGGCGTCGGACGCGTCGTCGAGGATACTTTCGGTGTCGACTCGGTGCAGATCACGCCGTGGCTCGGCGACCTGTCGGCGCAGCAGTCGGCCCGCCTCAACCCGTCGGCGCGCCTCACAATCGGCAAGCGCATCTCCGATCGGGCCTACCTGACGTACTCGCGCGCGCTCAACGCGTCGACCCGCGACCAGATCATCCTGCTCGAGTACAACCAGAGCGATCGGCTGGCCTGGATCGTGTCGCAGAACGAAGACCGGACCTACGCGGTGGACGTGCTCGTGCGGCGCGTGTTCTGA
- a CDS encoding acetyl-CoA carboxylase biotin carboxyl carrier protein subunit, with translation MTFEIEINGHRRAVRIEPVGGDSHRYRLSIDGAVREVDAWRVDPGTVSLILPDRGNQSREVGFSKGLEPGELTAYLHTGTIPVVVNGRRRRATAAAGGAGEQRITAPMPGRVLRVLVSPGDEVAAKQPLVVVEAMKMENELSAPRGGRVKDVAAREGASVEAGRLLVVVE, from the coding sequence ATGACCTTCGAAATCGAAATCAACGGGCACCGGCGCGCCGTGCGGATTGAGCCCGTCGGCGGCGACTCCCATCGCTACCGGCTGTCGATTGACGGCGCGGTCCGCGAAGTCGACGCGTGGCGCGTCGACCCGGGCACGGTATCGCTCATCCTGCCCGACCGCGGCAACCAGAGCCGGGAGGTCGGCTTCTCGAAGGGCCTCGAGCCGGGCGAGCTCACGGCCTACCTCCACACCGGGACGATTCCCGTCGTCGTCAACGGACGGCGCCGCCGCGCGACGGCCGCCGCTGGCGGCGCCGGGGAGCAGCGCATCACGGCGCCGATGCCTGGCCGGGTGCTGCGCGTGCTCGTCTCGCCCGGAGACGAGGTGGCCGCCAAACAGCCGCTCGTCGTCGTCGAAGCCATGAAGATGGAGAACGAGCTGTCGGCGCCCCGCGGCGGGCGCGTCAAGGACGTGGCGGCCCGCGAGGGCGCGTCGGTGGAGGCGGGGCGGCTGCTCGTGGTCGTGGAGTAG
- a CDS encoding BamA/TamA family outer membrane protein: MPSRVLPVAVALAVWLGVPAVPAAAQVDALVGVPVTTVRLEIAGQPTDDAQLRGIVTTRPGQPLAMARVRETIGRLFSLGRFEDIRVDARLDGLGVALTYDLVPLRVVERLEFRGDLGVSSRRLRQVVSEQVGPVTSATRVPAAVDALERHYLSLGYFDARVEPRLVARPEPDRARVVLEVDAGVRSRVGRVELAGDVPAADRARLAERLGLSSGRHWNRGDVERRVERYTQSLRDRGYYQAVVSTHEARRVAEALVDVTIDVDPGPLVTLRFEGDPLPQNRLGELVPVAREGSVDEDLLEDSKRRIEDFLRQQGYWRATADYEREEDDDALTVVFRVSRGRPATIGRVDVVGVEALPRVDVEALLTQRAGAPLVEAALDRDVDAIRALYQRRGFTAVRVERLVVTDAMPPTASADVVVPRLVVTEGARRRVSSIRFAGVAQVDETELRAVLRLVPGAPFNPAQLAADRQSVLLAYLNRGYGDAAVDIVVDRDSRPEAVDIVFEVREGDQIRVDQVLVVGNRRTSLRTIQRELVVAPGEPLSLEALVQTQQRLSALGLFRRVRVDDVPLPGRLARDVIVDVEEAPATSIGYGAGLEGGRRLRRAADAATDVAVERLEFAPRGFFEIGRRNLWGKNRSVNLFSRASFRRRDAADSAAGGDSGFGLNEYRVLGTFREPRAFGTVADAQVSAVVEQAIRSSFNFRRRLVNAEMSRRIGRDLTVIGRYGYGKTVLFDERYNPEDKPLIDRLFPQVTLSNFSAASVRDTRDDPLDPLRGSLVGLEGEVAARAIGSEVGYVKGFWQGFVYRRLPGTDRVVVATGVRLGLATGFARTVDIVPGPDGEPTDVVKDVPASERFYAGGDTTIRGFALDRVGAPGTIDQDGFPTGGNGLVILNTELRFPVARALGGVVFLDAGNVFARASDLDLTDLRAGAGVGIRYRSPIGPIRFDVGWKLDPRALPSGSRERAYAFHLSIGQAF; encoded by the coding sequence ATGCCGAGCCGCGTCCTGCCGGTCGCCGTCGCCCTGGCCGTGTGGCTGGGGGTGCCGGCCGTGCCGGCGGCGGCCCAGGTCGACGCGCTGGTCGGCGTGCCCGTCACCACCGTGCGCCTCGAGATCGCCGGTCAGCCCACCGACGACGCGCAGCTTCGGGGCATCGTCACGACCCGGCCGGGCCAGCCGCTGGCGATGGCGCGCGTGCGGGAGACCATCGGCCGCCTCTTCAGCCTCGGCCGGTTCGAGGACATCCGCGTCGACGCGCGCCTCGATGGGCTCGGCGTGGCGCTCACCTACGATCTCGTGCCCCTGCGGGTCGTCGAGCGGCTGGAGTTTCGCGGCGACCTCGGGGTCTCCTCGCGCCGGCTGCGGCAGGTGGTGTCCGAGCAGGTCGGCCCCGTGACGTCGGCCACGCGGGTGCCCGCTGCGGTCGACGCCCTCGAGCGTCACTACCTCTCGCTCGGGTATTTCGACGCGCGTGTCGAGCCGCGGCTCGTGGCGCGCCCGGAACCCGACCGCGCACGGGTCGTGTTAGAGGTCGACGCGGGCGTCCGGTCGCGCGTGGGCCGCGTCGAGCTCGCGGGCGACGTTCCCGCCGCCGATCGCGCGCGCCTGGCCGAGCGGCTCGGTCTCTCGAGTGGGCGTCACTGGAACCGCGGCGACGTGGAACGCCGCGTCGAGCGATACACCCAGTCGCTGCGCGACCGCGGCTACTATCAGGCCGTCGTCTCCACCCACGAGGCGCGGCGCGTGGCCGAGGCGCTCGTCGACGTGACGATCGACGTCGACCCCGGCCCCCTGGTGACGTTGCGCTTCGAGGGCGATCCGCTGCCGCAGAACCGGCTGGGCGAGCTCGTGCCCGTGGCGCGCGAAGGGTCGGTCGACGAGGATCTCCTGGAGGACTCCAAGCGGCGCATCGAGGACTTCCTGCGCCAGCAGGGCTACTGGCGGGCCACCGCCGACTACGAGCGGGAGGAAGACGACGACGCGCTCACCGTGGTCTTCAGGGTGAGCCGCGGACGCCCCGCGACCATCGGCCGGGTCGACGTCGTCGGCGTCGAGGCGCTGCCCCGGGTCGACGTCGAGGCGCTCCTGACACAGCGGGCCGGCGCGCCGTTGGTCGAGGCCGCGCTCGATCGCGACGTCGACGCGATTCGGGCGCTGTACCAGCGGCGCGGGTTCACGGCCGTCCGCGTGGAGCGCCTCGTCGTCACCGACGCGATGCCGCCGACGGCCTCGGCCGACGTGGTCGTGCCGCGCCTCGTCGTCACCGAGGGTGCGCGGCGCCGTGTCTCGTCCATCCGCTTCGCGGGCGTGGCGCAGGTCGACGAGACCGAACTGCGCGCGGTCCTGCGCCTCGTGCCGGGCGCGCCCTTCAACCCCGCGCAGCTCGCGGCCGACCGTCAGAGCGTGCTGCTCGCCTATCTCAATCGAGGATACGGCGACGCCGCCGTCGACATCGTCGTCGACCGCGACTCGAGGCCGGAGGCGGTCGACATCGTCTTCGAGGTGCGCGAGGGCGACCAGATCCGCGTCGACCAGGTCCTCGTCGTCGGCAACCGCCGGACGTCGCTGCGCACCATCCAGCGGGAGCTCGTCGTCGCGCCGGGCGAGCCGTTGAGCCTCGAGGCGCTGGTCCAGACCCAGCAGCGGCTGAGCGCGCTCGGGCTGTTCCGGCGGGTGCGGGTCGACGACGTGCCGCTGCCGGGGCGCCTCGCGCGCGACGTAATCGTCGACGTCGAGGAGGCCCCGGCCACCAGCATCGGCTACGGCGCCGGGCTCGAGGGCGGTCGACGCCTCCGGCGCGCCGCGGACGCGGCGACCGACGTCGCGGTGGAGCGGCTCGAGTTCGCGCCGCGGGGCTTCTTCGAGATCGGGCGCCGGAATCTCTGGGGCAAGAACCGCTCGGTGAACCTCTTCTCGCGCGCGAGCTTCCGGCGGCGCGACGCGGCCGACTCGGCGGCGGGGGGCGACTCGGGCTTCGGCCTGAACGAGTACCGCGTGCTCGGGACCTTCCGCGAGCCACGGGCGTTCGGCACCGTGGCCGACGCGCAGGTGTCGGCGGTCGTCGAGCAGGCGATCCGCTCGAGCTTCAACTTCCGGCGGCGGCTGGTCAACGCCGAGATGTCGCGCCGCATCGGCCGCGACTTGACCGTGATCGGGCGGTACGGATACGGCAAGACCGTGCTCTTCGACGAGCGGTACAACCCCGAGGACAAACCGCTCATCGACCGGCTGTTCCCGCAGGTCACCCTGTCGAACTTCTCGGCCGCGTCGGTGCGCGACACGCGCGACGATCCGCTCGACCCCCTCCGAGGCTCACTCGTGGGCCTCGAGGGAGAGGTCGCCGCGCGCGCCATTGGCTCGGAGGTCGGCTACGTCAAGGGCTTCTGGCAGGGATTCGTCTATCGCCGGCTTCCCGGCACCGACAGGGTGGTCGTGGCCACCGGCGTGCGGCTCGGCCTCGCCACGGGCTTCGCGCGGACCGTGGACATCGTGCCCGGACCCGACGGGGAGCCGACCGATGTCGTCAAGGACGTGCCGGCGAGCGAGCGCTTCTATGCCGGCGGCGATACGACCATCCGGGGCTTCGCCCTCGATCGGGTCGGCGCGCCGGGGACGATCGATCAGGACGGGTTCCCGACCGGCGGCAACGGCCTCGTCATCCTGAACACCGAGTTGCGCTTCCCGGTGGCGCGCGCCCTCGGCGGCGTGGTCTTCCTCGATGCCGGCAACGTGTTCGCCCGCGCGAGCGACCTCGACCTGACCGACCTGCGGGCAGGAGCGGGCGTCGGCATCCGCTACCGATCGCCCATCGGACCGATCCGCTTCGACGTCGGGTGGAAACTCGATCCCCGCGCGCTGCCGAGCGGTTCTCGAGAGCGGGCGTACGCGTTTCACCTCAGCATAGGACAGGCGTTCTGA